Genomic DNA from Bacteroides zhangwenhongii:
AAAAGAAAGAACAATGAAAAAGATATCTATTTTAATGACAGGCTTCCTTGTCATAACGCTCAGTTTACTGACATCTTGTGATAATGATCATTACGGACCGGCTCCGGTAGATGTGACAGCTAATTATTCAAACAAGCTATCAAATCCCAATCCAAACTTAATTCTTACCTATAATGGAGAAACGATGATTGGAAAATCTGTAGACTTTAGTACTGTAACCGGAGAAACAGCTATTGTTACTCTTTATGATATTTTACCGGGAGAGAAAGAATTAAAAATGGTATCCATCCCTCTTTCCGGAGATGAGGAAGGATATTCTTTTTCCGGGAGTGGAATGGGAGAGAACACTTTAACCTCCTTTAGATACGAAGGGCGTGTCACAAAAGGGCAGTTAACATTAAATATATCCAATCTTCACATGGGTAATGCTGAGTTATGGGCAAACACCTACAAACTACCTACAGTTATTAACGGTATCAAAAGGATTGTAGTGGGGGATATATGGGGAGATGAATATACATGGCAAGAAGTTGATGGACAAGTTTTAAATGCATCATGCTATTTTTATGCAGACATAGAAGCTTCAGAAAGCGGAGCCACAACTCAGACATGGGGTAATGCAATTCAAAACATTTTAAGCTATATCTTACCACAAGTTTTACAAGATATAACTTTAAGAGCAGATGGAAATATAACAGCCTCCTATTCTAATGAACCACTATCAGGACTAGATATGGAAACTATTTTTGGCTTTCTCTCAGTTCCACTGACACAAGATATGATCACTCCTCATATTGCTAATCGCAAATACATTCCATCTCCTAAAGGGTTTGCTAACTGGCATCAGAAAAATGACAAGTTTATATTAAAATTAAACTTAGCCAATATAATTTCTCAAATAGCTAGCGACAAGCATATAGATGCAAATATAATTAATGCAATCATTGATGCTATCTCTCAAATGGATCCGATGAAATTGAAAGAACTACTAACTACCCTTAATCAAAGTCTAAACAACGACACACTTGGATTTCTGATCAATATCAATGATACCTCTTTCAAAGCACTTTTTAATTGGTTAACTACAGGAATTCCAATGCTTGTTACCTCAAAAGAGGGGCACACTCATATTTATTTAGATAAAGAAGAATTTACTCCTATAGCTAAATTACTTCCAGACTTGAGTCCATTAGTAATTAGTATGCTTCCAGAGGATATGCAAGCATTAGGAAGCATAATCTCTGCGTTTTTAGATGGAATTTCGAAAGCTTTCCTTTCGCCCCAAAAAATCGAATTTGGTTTAGAGCTTGTACAAAGCAATAAAAAATAAGAAAAATGAAAAAACTACATATCCTAACTTTATTAATTAGTCTTATTGGATTTGGGAATAGTTTTGCCCAAACCCTTAAAGGACATATATACGATGCAAAGACCAATGAACCATTGGTAGGAGCAGCCGTCACTTATAAGCTTCACGGCAATCAGGGAGTAGTATCCAACATCAACGGAGAATATGAAATCAAACTTCCAGAAGGAGGAGTTGACCTTGTTTTCAGTTATGTAGGTTATGAAGATGTGCTAATGCCTATTGTGATCAATAAACGTGAAATTGTCACCAAAGACGTCTATATGAAAGAAAGCACCAAGCTACTGGAAGAAGTAGTGGTCAGTGCAGGACGTTTTGAGCAGAAGTTGAGCGATGTTACCGTCTCTATGGATGTAGTCAAATCAGGAGATATTGCCCGCCAGGCACCGACAGATATCTCCTCTACCCTTCGTACACTTCCCGGAGTAGATATTGTAGATAAACAGCCTTCCATGCGTGGTGGTAGCGGATGGACCTACGGAGTAGGTGCACGTAGCCAAATTCTGGTAGACGGAATGAGTACACTCAACCCTAAAACCGGAGAAATAAATTGGAACACCGTACCTCTAGAAAATGTAGAACAAGTGGAAGTGATAAAAGGAGCTTCTTCGGTACTATATGGTTCGTCAGCACTGAATGGTATTATCAATATCCGTACCGCCCGGCCGGGACTAACTCCGAAAACCAGGTTCAGTGCTTACGTCGGTGTATATGGTGATGCAGAAAATGATGAATATCAATGGAGCGACAAGAGCTTTTGGAAAGAGGATAAATACGCAGTGAAACCTATCTTGCGTGGAAGCCTTCTTAGTGGTGTACGCAATCCTATTTACGAAGGATTCGACCTTTCCCACTCCCGCCGTATCGGTAATTTCGACGTTAGCGGAGGTATTAATCTCTTCACCGACGAAGGATATCGCGAACAAGGATACAACAAACGTTTCCGGATGGGTGGGAGCCTGACCTATCATCAGCCGGATATGGGTATGAAACTGTTGAACTATGGATTCAATGTTGACTTCCTGTCCAACCAATATGGAGATTTCTTTATCTGGCGTTCGCCGACAGAAGTATACAAGCCATCTCCTTTCACCAACATGGGACGTGAAGAAAATAACTTCCATATCGACCCTTTCATCAACTATGTGAATCCGGAGAACGGTACATCACATAAGATTAAAGGCCGCTTCTATTATAGTGCCGACAACATTATACGCCCCACCAACGGAGCCTCCATTACCGATATTCTAGGGAATATGGGAACCGATGCCCAAACAATACAGAATATAGCAGGAGGTGATTACAGTTCACTTTACCCGGCATTAGTTGGCATTGGTTCAGGACTTATCAATGGAAATCTGGAAAATGCAATGAATGGAATATTCACTTCATTAGGAAATATATTCCCGAATGCAACAACCGCCGACTATTGCGACTTAATCTCATGGACTATGGATCACGGGCTGCCCGCTGATTTAGACAAACTGATACAGGATGATAAATTGCCCAGTGATCTCGTTCCTTGGCTATCTAATGTTATTAATCCGTCACGCATTAATCCGAAAACACAGACGGACAAGAATTTCGACTATTACCTCGACTACCAATTTAATAAAAAATGGAACAGTGGTGCGCAAATCACTACGGGGGTTACATTCGAACATATCCGCTATGATTCTGCCGTAATGGATGAGATATATAAAAGTGACAACATTGCCGCTTTCCTGCAATATGACCAACGTTTTTGGGACCGTCTGAGCGTATCGGCCGGTGTACGTGCCGAATACTACCGCGTAAACAGCCATCACCGAGAGGCGGAAACAAAAATATTCGGAACAAAGGTCCCCTTCCGTCCTGTTTTCCGTGCCGGATTAAATTATCAATTGGCTGATTACAGTTTTATCCGTGCCAGCTTCGGACAGGGATACCGCAACCCGTCCATCAATGAAAAATACCTGCGTAAAGATATCGGTGGAGTCGGTATCTATCCTAATCTGGACATCAAACCGGAAAAGGGATTTAATGCGGAATTAGGATTCAAACAGGGATATAAAGTCGGCAATCTGCAAGGATTTGTAGACCTTGCAGGATTCTATACGCAATATAAAGATATGGTTGAATTCCAGTTCGGTTTGTTCAACAATGCCAACTATACGATGATCAACAGTATTGGCGATGCCATTCAGATGTTGTCAGACGGTAAAGGCTTTGGAATCGGTGCCCAATTTCATAATGTATCGAAAGCACAAATCTACGGTATTGAAATCTCTACAAACGGTGTGTACAACTTCAATAAAAATACAAAACTATTCTATAACTTAGGATATGTATATACCGAACCTCGTGATGCTGATTATCAGGAACGCAATGCCGTAGAAGGACTTTATACCGACCCGTTACAGATGAAGGAGAAATCAAATACGGGAAAATATCTGAAATACCGTCCTAAACATAGCTTTAAAGCTACGGTAGATTTCCAGTGGAAGCGTATCAATGTAGGTGCCAACATTGCATGGAAGAGTAAAATTCTCGCAGTAGACTATTTGATGATGGACGAACGTGATAAACAGCAGAAAGATCTGATGGACTATGTACGCGGTATTCTCTTCGGCTATTCAAAAGGCGAGACACTGGCTACTTACTGGAAAAAACACAATACGGATTATGCTACCGTCGACCTGCGTTTTGGAGTAAAAGCAACCAAAGAAGTAGCGTTCCAATTTATGGTAAATAACCTATTGAACAAAGAATACAGCTATCGTCCTATGGCGGTTGCCGCTCCACGCACTTTCGTACTGAAAATGGATGTCACTTTCTAAATGACTATTAAGATTTATAATTGATTACGAAACGGCTGCATAATGCAGTCGTTTCCTTTTTTGCCCTATCCAGTCACATTTAATTTATATATTACGTATCTTTGCACCCGAAAACAAAGAAATACAACCGATAAAATGAAAAGACATATTGTACTTATTGCAATCCTATTTTACGCAGCCTTTGCACAGGCACAAGAAGTTTTTGTAAATGCAGATTTCGTCAGCAGCTATATCTGGCGTGGTATTGACAGCGGCAATGCAAGTGTGCAACCCTCACTCGGCCTCAACTGGAAAGGGTTGACCGTCTATGCTTGGGGTTCCACCGAGTTCCGGGAAAAAAATAATGAAATAGACCTTTCACTAGAATATGAGTATAAAAACCTGACTCTTTACTTCAATAACTACTTTACCCAAACAGAGGATGAACCTTTCAAATATTTCAATTACAGTTCACACTCCACCGGACATACTTTTGAAATAGGAGCCGGATATATGTTTAGCGAAAAATTTCCACTATCTGTAAGCTGGTACACCACATTTGCAGGAAATGACTACCGGGAAAACGGGAAACGCGCTTGGTCCAGTTACTGTGAATTGAGTTATCCTTTCAATGTGAAGGACGTAAATCTAAGTATCGAAGCAGGCTTTACACCTTGGGAAAGTTTTTATTCCAATAAATTCAATGTAGTCAACGTCGGGTTATCCGCAACAAAAGAACTCAAAATTACCTCCAATTTTTCTTTGCCCATATTCGGAAAATTAATAGCTAACCCTTACGAGGAACAGGTCTATTTTGTATTCGGAATTACTCTTTAGTTTATTCATTCCTCTAATAAAACTCCAATCCTACAATCAAATCAGATCACTTTATTCCAATTAAAACATATTATGTCCGGTAGAAAGTAACATGAATGAATAGTAAAAGAAAAGGAGGAGACTTCAAATCAAAGCTTCCTCCTTTCTCTAAATTATAGCATTAACAACAGCT
This window encodes:
- a CDS encoding DUF4925 domain-containing protein; protein product: MKKISILMTGFLVITLSLLTSCDNDHYGPAPVDVTANYSNKLSNPNPNLILTYNGETMIGKSVDFSTVTGETAIVTLYDILPGEKELKMVSIPLSGDEEGYSFSGSGMGENTLTSFRYEGRVTKGQLTLNISNLHMGNAELWANTYKLPTVINGIKRIVVGDIWGDEYTWQEVDGQVLNASCYFYADIEASESGATTQTWGNAIQNILSYILPQVLQDITLRADGNITASYSNEPLSGLDMETIFGFLSVPLTQDMITPHIANRKYIPSPKGFANWHQKNDKFILKLNLANIISQIASDKHIDANIINAIIDAISQMDPMKLKELLTTLNQSLNNDTLGFLININDTSFKALFNWLTTGIPMLVTSKEGHTHIYLDKEEFTPIAKLLPDLSPLVISMLPEDMQALGSIISAFLDGISKAFLSPQKIEFGLELVQSNKK
- a CDS encoding TonB-dependent receptor, which gives rise to MKKLHILTLLISLIGFGNSFAQTLKGHIYDAKTNEPLVGAAVTYKLHGNQGVVSNINGEYEIKLPEGGVDLVFSYVGYEDVLMPIVINKREIVTKDVYMKESTKLLEEVVVSAGRFEQKLSDVTVSMDVVKSGDIARQAPTDISSTLRTLPGVDIVDKQPSMRGGSGWTYGVGARSQILVDGMSTLNPKTGEINWNTVPLENVEQVEVIKGASSVLYGSSALNGIINIRTARPGLTPKTRFSAYVGVYGDAENDEYQWSDKSFWKEDKYAVKPILRGSLLSGVRNPIYEGFDLSHSRRIGNFDVSGGINLFTDEGYREQGYNKRFRMGGSLTYHQPDMGMKLLNYGFNVDFLSNQYGDFFIWRSPTEVYKPSPFTNMGREENNFHIDPFINYVNPENGTSHKIKGRFYYSADNIIRPTNGASITDILGNMGTDAQTIQNIAGGDYSSLYPALVGIGSGLINGNLENAMNGIFTSLGNIFPNATTADYCDLISWTMDHGLPADLDKLIQDDKLPSDLVPWLSNVINPSRINPKTQTDKNFDYYLDYQFNKKWNSGAQITTGVTFEHIRYDSAVMDEIYKSDNIAAFLQYDQRFWDRLSVSAGVRAEYYRVNSHHREAETKIFGTKVPFRPVFRAGLNYQLADYSFIRASFGQGYRNPSINEKYLRKDIGGVGIYPNLDIKPEKGFNAELGFKQGYKVGNLQGFVDLAGFYTQYKDMVEFQFGLFNNANYTMINSIGDAIQMLSDGKGFGIGAQFHNVSKAQIYGIEISTNGVYNFNKNTKLFYNLGYVYTEPRDADYQERNAVEGLYTDPLQMKEKSNTGKYLKYRPKHSFKATVDFQWKRINVGANIAWKSKILAVDYLMMDERDKQQKDLMDYVRGILFGYSKGETLATYWKKHNTDYATVDLRFGVKATKEVAFQFMVNNLLNKEYSYRPMAVAAPRTFVLKMDVTF